The following coding sequences lie in one Hyphomonas adhaerens MHS-3 genomic window:
- a CDS encoding isopenicillin N synthase family dioxygenase, translated as MTEYFKPVPFPLWQEDKQAFADALGRSFRETGFAVISEHPVSQSVIDANLQATKDFFALPEETKLKYDGRAGGGQRGYTAFGTENAKGKAEADLKEFWHTGRALPANSPYRSTMADTPSVPEVPDFDSATRGLYDALDMFGRQLLRAVALHLKLEESWFDDKVDVGNSILRLLHYPPQTNPPPEGSVRAGAHEDINVITLLLGAEEAGLEVKHRSGKWLAVSPPPNALVINCGDMLQRLTAGVLPSTTHRVVNPSPERSRFPRYSTPFFLHFNQDVMIEALPDCVAEGGKAEPPITAQDYLMERLREIGLVKA; from the coding sequence ATGACCGAATATTTCAAACCCGTCCCGTTCCCCCTTTGGCAGGAAGACAAGCAGGCCTTCGCTGACGCACTCGGCCGGTCGTTCCGTGAAACCGGTTTTGCCGTCATTTCCGAACACCCGGTTTCCCAGTCGGTCATCGATGCGAACCTGCAAGCGACCAAAGACTTCTTCGCTCTGCCAGAAGAAACCAAATTGAAATATGACGGCCGCGCCGGCGGGGGCCAACGCGGGTATACAGCTTTTGGAACCGAGAACGCCAAGGGCAAAGCCGAAGCAGACCTCAAGGAGTTCTGGCACACCGGCCGCGCGCTGCCTGCCAACTCCCCCTACCGATCGACCATGGCGGACACGCCATCTGTTCCGGAAGTCCCGGACTTCGATTCTGCAACACGTGGATTGTATGATGCGCTTGATATGTTCGGCCGTCAGCTGCTGCGGGCCGTGGCACTTCATCTGAAGCTGGAAGAGTCCTGGTTCGATGACAAGGTCGATGTCGGCAATTCGATACTTCGCCTTCTCCACTATCCCCCTCAGACAAACCCTCCGCCGGAAGGCTCCGTGCGGGCCGGCGCCCACGAGGACATCAATGTCATCACACTTCTGTTGGGCGCCGAAGAAGCCGGGCTGGAAGTGAAGCACCGCTCCGGCAAATGGCTCGCCGTGAGCCCGCCGCCCAACGCACTCGTGATCAATTGCGGGGACATGCTCCAAAGGCTCACGGCCGGCGTATTACCTTCCACAACACACCGGGTCGTAAACCCCTCCCCGGAACGCTCCAGGTTTCCGCGTTACTCGACCCCCTTCTTCCTGCACTTCAACCAGGATGTGATGATCGAGGCATTGCCGGACTGTGTCGCGGAAGGCGGCAAAGCCGAGCCACCGATTACCGCGCAGGACTACCTCATGGAACGTCTCCGCGAAATCGGACTCGTCAAAGCGTAG
- a CDS encoding thiazole synthase, translating to MKDPLIIAGKSYGSRLIVGTGKYASYQQNADAARAAGAEIVTVALRRVNLSNPDEERLTDFVKPDEFTYLPNTAGCFTADEAVRTLRLAREAGGWNLVKLEVLADQKTLYPNMPETLKAAEALLADGFEVMVYCSDDPVYAKMLEEAGCCAIMPLGSLIGSGLGIMNPVNIRLIVEQSRVPVIVDAGVGTASDAAIAMELGCDGVLMNTAIAAAKDPVLMASAMKHAVFAGREAYLAGRMPKKMYADPSSPLAGLI from the coding sequence TTGAAAGATCCTCTCATAATTGCCGGAAAATCCTATGGTTCGCGTCTTATCGTGGGCACCGGGAAATATGCCTCTTACCAGCAGAATGCTGATGCTGCGCGCGCAGCCGGTGCAGAGATTGTGACAGTCGCCTTGCGGCGCGTGAATTTGTCCAATCCGGATGAAGAGCGCCTGACCGATTTTGTTAAGCCGGATGAATTCACTTACCTGCCGAATACGGCGGGCTGCTTCACGGCGGATGAAGCTGTGCGCACGTTGCGGCTCGCCCGCGAAGCAGGCGGTTGGAATCTGGTGAAACTGGAAGTCCTGGCGGATCAGAAAACGCTATACCCGAACATGCCCGAGACGCTGAAAGCGGCCGAAGCGCTTCTCGCGGATGGGTTTGAAGTGATGGTGTACTGCTCCGACGACCCGGTTTACGCGAAAATGCTGGAAGAGGCGGGGTGCTGCGCGATCATGCCGCTCGGTTCGCTGATCGGTTCCGGGCTGGGCATCATGAACCCGGTCAATATCCGCCTGATTGTGGAGCAGAGCCGTGTGCCTGTGATCGTCGATGCCGGCGTCGGCACAGCGTCTGACGCGGCCATCGCCATGGAACTCGGTTGTGATGGTGTGCTGATGAATACAGCCATTGCTGCTGCCAAGGATCCGGTCCTGATGGCGTCGGCCATGAAGCATGCGGTCTTTGCCGGTCGCGAAGCCTATCTCGCTGGACGCATGCCGAAGAAAATGTACGCCGATCCAAGTTCTCCGCTCGCCGGTTTGATCTGA
- the thiS gene encoding sulfur carrier protein ThiS, whose protein sequence is MKIMLNGETREIEAGTTVAMLVTMLSADAGRDPRGVAIERNLEIVPKSEHATTTIEDGDRIELVQFVGGG, encoded by the coding sequence ATGAAGATAATGCTGAACGGTGAAACCCGCGAAATTGAGGCGGGCACGACGGTGGCGATGCTGGTCACAATGCTTTCGGCGGATGCCGGGCGCGACCCGCGCGGTGTCGCGATTGAGCGAAACCTTGAAATTGTTCCGAAATCCGAGCACGCCACGACCACGATTGAAGACGGAGATCGTATCGAACTGGTGCAGTTTGTCGGTGGCGGCTGA
- a CDS encoding type II 3-dehydroquinate dehydratase has product MVKPIYVLGGPNLNLLGTREPDIYGRDTLEDIHDRLKAKSGDTPVEARQTNSEGELVTWIQEASREASAVILNAGAYTHTSIALHDALRACQVPVVEVHLSNPAAREDFRQVNYVAPAVNASIAGLGAYGYELALMAALKLSGT; this is encoded by the coding sequence ATGGTGAAGCCGATATATGTCCTCGGGGGCCCCAACCTCAACCTGCTCGGCACGCGGGAACCGGATATTTATGGCCGGGACACGCTTGAGGACATTCACGATCGTCTGAAAGCGAAATCCGGCGATACGCCTGTAGAGGCACGCCAAACCAATTCCGAAGGCGAATTGGTGACCTGGATACAGGAAGCCTCCCGCGAGGCTTCCGCGGTCATCCTCAATGCCGGCGCCTACACGCACACATCGATAGCGCTTCACGACGCGCTGCGGGCCTGTCAGGTGCCGGTGGTGGAAGTACACTTGTCGAACCCCGCTGCACGCGAGGATTTTCGGCAAGTGAATTATGTCGCGCCTGCTGTGAACGCATCGATTGCGGGCCTCGGCGCCTATGGTTATGAGCTTGCCCTGATGGCCGCGCTAAAGCTGTCAGGAACATAA
- the accB gene encoding acetyl-CoA carboxylase biotin carboxyl carrier protein — protein MSTGKNKLDTGLVRELAAILREADLGEIEVEHEGLRIRVNKPTPPVVQAAVAAPAPVAAATAPAAAQPAAAPAETVSETPDNAIKSPMVGTAYLSPEPGAKAFISVGDKVKKGDTLMLVEAMKTFNPVEADRAGTVKAIYVTDSQPVEFGEPLILIE, from the coding sequence ATGAGCACTGGCAAGAACAAGCTGGATACCGGTCTTGTCCGGGAACTCGCCGCCATCCTTCGCGAGGCGGACCTTGGTGAGATTGAAGTTGAACATGAGGGTCTGCGGATCCGCGTCAACAAGCCGACACCACCCGTCGTGCAAGCTGCAGTCGCTGCGCCTGCACCGGTCGCAGCAGCTACGGCACCTGCTGCAGCCCAACCTGCGGCTGCCCCGGCTGAAACTGTTTCTGAAACGCCCGATAATGCGATCAAATCGCCCATGGTCGGCACCGCCTACCTTTCTCCGGAACCCGGCGCCAAAGCATTCATTTCAGTTGGCGACAAAGTTAAAAAGGGCGACACGCTCATGCTGGTCGAGGCCATGAAGACCTTCAATCCTGTCGAAGCGGATCGGGCTGGCACGGTGAAGGCAATTTATGTCACCGACTCCCAGCCTGTCGAATTTGGCGAGCCGCTCATTCTGATCGAATAG
- the accC gene encoding acetyl-CoA carboxylase biotin carboxylase subunit, whose translation MTEQRTIQKVLIANRGEIALRIHRACKEMGLATVVVHSEADRDAMAVRLADESVCIGPAPSSQSYLKKSQILAAAEITGADAIHPGYGFLSENAQFAEMVEAHGLAFIGPTAEHIRIMGDKIAAKQAMIDAGVPCVPGSDGAITSIAEAKKSAKKIGFPVLVKASAGGGGRGMKLAKTEADLENAVRTAKTEAKAAFGDDAVYLEKYLQGPRHIEVQVIADTHGNVAHLWERDCSLQRRNQKVFEEAPSPELTQAQREEIGMICAKAMEKLGYRGAGTIEFLYEDGRFYFIEMNTRLQVEHPVTEMITGIDLVREQIRIAEGKKLSFRQEDVLLVGHAIECRINAEHPETFVPSPGLITDFHAPGGPDVRLDSAVYAGYRIPPHYDSLIGKLIVHGRTRRECLMRLRRALSEMVVGGVHTTLDLHRRLVENEDVQNGNYNIHWLEKFLADNKIVEEDSPEKKA comes from the coding sequence ATGACAGAACAACGCACCATCCAGAAGGTTCTCATCGCGAATCGCGGTGAGATTGCGCTTCGCATCCACCGCGCCTGTAAAGAAATGGGCCTGGCCACGGTTGTCGTGCACTCCGAAGCGGACCGCGACGCCATGGCTGTCCGCCTGGCCGACGAGAGCGTCTGCATTGGACCAGCCCCCTCTTCGCAGAGCTATCTGAAGAAGTCCCAAATTCTGGCCGCCGCGGAAATCACCGGCGCTGATGCGATCCATCCTGGGTACGGATTCCTCTCTGAGAACGCCCAGTTTGCCGAGATGGTAGAGGCACATGGCCTCGCCTTTATCGGACCTACGGCTGAGCATATCCGGATAATGGGTGACAAGATCGCCGCCAAACAGGCCATGATTGATGCTGGCGTACCTTGTGTGCCCGGCTCAGACGGTGCGATCACATCAATTGCCGAGGCGAAGAAATCTGCCAAGAAGATCGGCTTCCCGGTTCTTGTGAAAGCCTCCGCCGGCGGCGGTGGTCGCGGCATGAAGCTGGCGAAAACCGAAGCCGATCTCGAAAATGCTGTCCGGACAGCCAAAACAGAGGCCAAGGCAGCCTTTGGTGATGACGCGGTCTATCTGGAAAAATACCTTCAGGGCCCACGTCACATCGAAGTGCAAGTGATCGCTGATACGCATGGCAACGTCGCTCATCTCTGGGAACGCGACTGTTCCCTGCAGCGCCGCAACCAGAAAGTTTTCGAAGAAGCCCCATCGCCCGAACTGACCCAGGCGCAGCGCGAAGAGATCGGCATGATCTGCGCGAAAGCCATGGAAAAGCTCGGCTATCGCGGCGCAGGTACGATTGAATTCCTCTACGAAGATGGCCGGTTCTATTTCATCGAAATGAACACACGCCTGCAAGTGGAGCATCCGGTGACCGAAATGATCACCGGGATCGACCTCGTTCGCGAGCAGATCCGTATCGCCGAGGGCAAGAAACTGTCGTTCCGCCAGGAAGACGTCCTGCTTGTCGGCCACGCGATTGAGTGCCGGATCAACGCCGAACACCCCGAAACCTTTGTGCCTTCACCGGGCCTCATCACGGATTTCCATGCGCCGGGCGGGCCGGATGTCCGCCTCGATAGTGCGGTCTATGCCGGGTATCGCATCCCACCGCATTACGACTCGCTCATTGGAAAGCTGATCGTCCACGGCCGCACCCGGCGGGAATGCCTGATGCGGCTGCGTCGCGCCCTGTCCGAAATGGTCGTTGGCGGCGTTCACACCACGCTGGATCTACACCGGCGCCTGGTTGAAAACGAAGACGTCCAGAACGGTAACTACAACATCCACTGGCTGGAGAAGTTTCTCGCCGACAACAAGATCGTTGAAGAAGACAGTCCTGAGAAAAAGGCCTGA
- the aat gene encoding leucyl/phenylalanyl-tRNA--protein transferase: MSARFGTNDLLACYRRGVFPMGDARDDPNLFLVDPDMRGILPLDGFHIPKRLKRRVKQEPYRVTADTAFSRVMEMCAESSDGRETTWINSTILNLYSALHREGYAHSIECWDDSGKLVGGLYGVALGGAFFGESMFSRATDASKIALVHLVARLIEGGFTLLDAQFHNPHLEQFGLVEIPRADFKRRLKMALEIRADFYCGRSGSSGNFTGSGAVQRITQMS, translated from the coding sequence ATGTCTGCACGGTTCGGCACAAATGACCTTCTCGCCTGCTATCGCCGGGGCGTCTTCCCCATGGGCGACGCCCGCGATGATCCGAATCTGTTTCTGGTGGACCCTGACATGCGGGGCATCCTGCCGCTGGACGGGTTTCATATACCGAAACGACTCAAGCGGCGTGTGAAACAGGAGCCCTATCGCGTGACCGCTGATACGGCTTTTTCACGTGTCATGGAAATGTGCGCCGAGAGCTCAGACGGCCGTGAAACGACCTGGATCAACTCCACCATCCTGAACCTCTACAGCGCCCTTCACCGTGAAGGATACGCGCATTCAATCGAATGCTGGGACGATTCCGGAAAACTGGTGGGCGGGCTTTATGGTGTCGCGCTTGGCGGAGCCTTTTTCGGCGAAAGCATGTTTTCCCGCGCAACCGATGCCTCAAAGATTGCGCTCGTGCATCTTGTTGCGAGGTTGATCGAGGGGGGCTTCACCCTGCTGGATGCGCAGTTCCATAACCCGCATCTGGAACAATTCGGTCTGGTCGAAATTCCACGCGCTGACTTCAAGCGCCGGCTAAAGATGGCCCTGGAAATCAGAGCAGACTTTTACTGCGGGCGGTCCGGATCATCCGGCAACTTCACCGGTTCAGGAGCCGTGCAGCGAATCACCCAGATGTCATAG
- a CDS encoding DUF2155 domain-containing protein, whose amino-acid sequence MFRALAAVAVVAGLVGAAHAATYVQKDKATLRALDKITGRSTDIEVVVGQPVVFGSLKVELEVCYQTPPEEAPESAAFLKVFSTQPVAVETMDAAIDANAVETVSEENPELFSGWMFASSPGLSALEHPVYDIWVIRCTAPEPVKLPDDPDRPQ is encoded by the coding sequence ATGTTTCGAGCACTTGCCGCGGTTGCTGTCGTCGCAGGACTGGTGGGAGCGGCACACGCCGCAACCTATGTCCAGAAAGACAAGGCAACGCTGCGTGCGCTCGACAAAATCACCGGACGGTCTACCGATATTGAAGTCGTTGTCGGGCAACCCGTTGTCTTCGGCTCTCTGAAAGTGGAACTGGAGGTCTGCTACCAGACACCTCCGGAAGAAGCGCCGGAGAGCGCGGCATTTCTCAAGGTTTTCTCCACGCAACCAGTCGCTGTGGAAACCATGGATGCGGCAATCGATGCCAACGCCGTGGAGACGGTGAGTGAGGAAAATCCGGAATTGTTCTCTGGTTGGATGTTCGCATCTTCACCGGGCCTCAGCGCGTTGGAGCACCCGGTCTATGACATCTGGGTGATTCGCTGCACGGCTCCTGAACCGGTGAAGTTGCCGGATGATCCGGACCGCCCGCAGTAA
- the mlaD gene encoding outer membrane lipid asymmetry maintenance protein MlaD: protein MRESMFETLVGAIVVVVAGVFLWFAIARGGKASAGPDRYELEARFNNISGIERGSDVRIAGVKAGVVKAIEGDPKRFEAVMTMSLDKKWQLPEDTDARISTDGLLGGAYVALEPGGSFDNIPQDGSGEIQYTRGSVDLLTLFASFASGGGNGGGESGAASEPAPAADEAYPLDGDQ from the coding sequence ATGCGTGAGTCGATGTTTGAAACCCTGGTTGGTGCGATTGTCGTCGTTGTCGCCGGTGTTTTCCTCTGGTTCGCCATCGCGCGCGGCGGGAAAGCCTCCGCAGGACCGGACAGGTACGAACTCGAAGCCCGCTTCAATAATATCAGCGGCATCGAGCGCGGGTCCGACGTTCGAATCGCAGGTGTGAAGGCTGGCGTGGTCAAAGCCATTGAAGGTGACCCCAAGCGCTTCGAAGCTGTCATGACGATGAGCCTGGACAAGAAATGGCAGCTGCCAGAGGACACGGATGCGCGCATTTCGACAGATGGGCTGCTGGGCGGTGCCTATGTGGCTCTGGAGCCCGGTGGCAGCTTTGACAATATTCCGCAGGATGGCTCAGGCGAAATCCAATATACCCGCGGCAGCGTGGATCTGTTGACCCTGTTTGCATCATTTGCCTCAGGCGGCGGAAATGGCGGCGGGGAATCCGGGGCTGCCTCGGAACCTGCACCTGCTGCGGATGAGGCTTATCCTCTGGATGGAGATCAGTGA
- a CDS encoding NADH:ubiquinone oxidoreductase subunit NDUFA12 yields the protein MLKQLFTWWSGHTLGAAFDIGRRSTFVGTDEYGNRYFEERKPSLEGRRRRYVMYKGLAEPSKVPADWHGWLHHTVDEAPTKSPLTRRDWETDHKPNMTGTPWATKPKGSLSGGGHRQKATGDYEAWSPDA from the coding sequence ATGCTGAAGCAACTCTTTACCTGGTGGAGCGGCCACACGCTCGGCGCAGCGTTCGATATCGGGCGACGCTCCACATTCGTCGGCACCGACGAATACGGCAACCGTTACTTTGAGGAACGCAAGCCCTCACTCGAAGGCCGCCGCCGCCGTTATGTGATGTACAAGGGCCTCGCAGAACCGTCCAAGGTTCCGGCAGACTGGCATGGATGGCTGCACCACACCGTTGATGAGGCGCCGACCAAGTCGCCACTTACGCGCCGGGACTGGGAAACCGATCACAAACCGAACATGACCGGTACACCTTGGGCAACCAAGCCCAAGGGGAGCCTGTCTGGTGGTGGTCACCGTCAGAAGGCAACTGGCGACTACGAAGCGTGGTCTCCTGATGCGTGA
- a CDS encoding pentapeptide repeat-containing protein — protein sequence MNRVLLSLATLASATAFDAIAQETAQPSQPVAWAPSYVGSCGGCNLSGRNLTGWTLSGANYREANLEYAFMRGTHAKETNFEGIHATGADMRAAILTSAKLSGANLENARLQAVQASGAEFKQSILVGTNLQKAMLVGANFAAANLATASLEGADFSGANLSGADLSGTIMMSAIFNGANLSLSKFDGANVQGASFKDARFVGANLTGLIGWREANFEGACASNSTLLPLGLHLSDCE from the coding sequence ATGAACCGAGTTTTGCTCAGCCTTGCCACGCTTGCTTCTGCGACCGCTTTCGACGCGATCGCGCAGGAGACAGCTCAGCCGAGCCAGCCCGTCGCCTGGGCGCCGAGCTATGTCGGCTCATGCGGCGGGTGCAACCTTTCTGGACGCAATCTGACGGGATGGACGCTCAGCGGCGCAAATTACCGTGAAGCAAACCTCGAATACGCGTTCATGCGCGGAACACATGCCAAGGAAACCAATTTCGAAGGCATCCACGCGACCGGCGCAGACATGCGCGCTGCAATCCTTACGTCGGCCAAGCTATCGGGTGCCAATCTCGAGAACGCGCGCTTGCAGGCGGTTCAAGCATCTGGCGCCGAATTCAAGCAGAGCATACTTGTCGGCACCAATCTTCAGAAAGCCATGTTGGTCGGCGCGAATTTCGCCGCTGCGAACCTGGCGACAGCCTCTCTGGAAGGTGCTGACTTTTCTGGAGCGAACCTGTCCGGTGCTGACCTGAGCGGAACGATCATGATGTCCGCAATCTTCAATGGCGCCAACCTGTCCTTGTCAAAATTCGATGGTGCCAATGTTCAGGGCGCCTCTTTCAAGGACGCCCGGTTCGTCGGCGCCAACCTGACCGGCCTCATCGGCTGGCGAGAGGCCAATTTCGAAGGCGCTTGCGCATCGAACAGCACGCTTCTTCCACTCGGCCTGCACTTGTCAGACTGCGAATAG
- the aspS gene encoding aspartate--tRNA ligase: MHAYRTHTCGELRKTHVGETVKLSGWLHRRREHAGALFIDLRDHYGLTQVVVYPNASFYEEAKRATAESVLTVTGKLIARDAEAVNPELPTGEVELPAETLIVESAAEKLPLPVFAEPDYPEDIRLKHRYLDLRRETLHKNMTLRSDVITSLRRRMVDQGFTEYQTPILTASSPEGARDFLVPSRLHPGEFYALPQAPQQFKQLLMVSGFDRYFQIAPCFRDEDARADRSPGEFYQLDIEMSFVTQEDVFNAIEPVMRGVFEEFADWDDKGRTVPSEPFPHIPYAEAMAKYGSDKPDLRNPLELSDVTEFFKDEEKTGFGIFAKIIKGGGKVVAIPAPKAAAEKSRKFFDEMDKWAKKEMQAPGLGYARLKEADGGGVDSQDPALKNFDPDHLAALLQHLGLGAGDGVFFSAGKKNDAYKLAGAARNKIGETLELIEQGVFRFCWIVDFPMFEYDEDAKKIDFSHNPFSMPQGGMEALEAAKTDDEILDIKAFQYDIVCNGIELSSGAIRNHRPDVMLKAFDMAGYGPEVVETEFGGMLNAFRHGAPPHGGIAPGVDRIVMLLADAENIRDVTLFPMNGQARDLMMGAPSPVDERQLRELNIRLAPQIKS; encoded by the coding sequence ATGCATGCCTATCGCACCCATACCTGCGGGGAGCTTCGCAAGACCCATGTGGGAGAAACCGTCAAGCTGTCAGGCTGGCTGCATCGCCGCCGTGAGCACGCTGGGGCCCTGTTTATCGACCTGCGTGATCATTATGGCCTGACGCAGGTCGTCGTCTATCCGAACGCGTCTTTCTACGAAGAAGCAAAGCGCGCCACGGCGGAAAGTGTCCTGACCGTGACAGGTAAGCTCATCGCTCGCGATGCAGAAGCAGTGAATCCTGAGCTGCCAACCGGTGAGGTTGAGCTGCCGGCGGAAACGCTCATTGTCGAAAGCGCTGCCGAAAAATTGCCGCTGCCGGTTTTCGCGGAGCCGGACTATCCCGAAGACATCCGCCTGAAGCACCGTTATCTCGATCTGCGCCGAGAGACGCTCCACAAGAACATGACGCTGCGCAGCGACGTAATCACCAGCTTGCGCCGCCGGATGGTCGATCAGGGCTTCACTGAATACCAGACCCCAATTCTGACCGCGTCGAGCCCGGAAGGTGCACGGGACTTCCTCGTGCCCTCGCGCCTGCATCCTGGTGAATTCTATGCGCTGCCGCAGGCGCCACAGCAGTTCAAGCAGTTGCTCATGGTGTCGGGCTTCGACCGGTATTTCCAGATTGCGCCTTGCTTCCGCGACGAGGATGCCCGGGCGGATCGTTCGCCGGGCGAATTCTACCAGCTCGATATCGAAATGAGCTTCGTGACCCAGGAAGACGTGTTCAACGCGATCGAGCCAGTCATGCGCGGTGTGTTCGAGGAATTTGCCGACTGGGACGACAAAGGCCGAACCGTGCCGTCAGAGCCATTCCCGCATATTCCATATGCCGAAGCGATGGCCAAATACGGTTCCGACAAACCAGACCTGCGCAACCCGCTGGAACTGTCGGACGTGACCGAGTTCTTCAAGGATGAAGAGAAGACCGGTTTCGGCATTTTTGCCAAAATTATCAAAGGCGGCGGAAAGGTCGTTGCTATCCCGGCGCCCAAAGCGGCTGCCGAGAAGTCCCGCAAATTCTTCGATGAGATGGATAAATGGGCCAAGAAAGAGATGCAGGCGCCGGGGCTGGGCTATGCTCGTCTGAAAGAGGCCGACGGTGGCGGCGTTGATAGTCAGGACCCTGCGCTGAAGAATTTCGATCCGGACCATCTCGCAGCCCTGCTGCAGCATCTGGGTCTGGGCGCTGGTGACGGCGTGTTCTTCTCTGCAGGCAAGAAAAACGATGCGTACAAGCTGGCTGGCGCCGCGCGCAACAAGATCGGCGAAACGCTGGAACTGATCGAGCAGGGGGTTTTCCGCTTCTGCTGGATCGTCGATTTCCCGATGTTTGAATATGACGAAGACGCCAAGAAGATCGACTTCAGTCATAACCCGTTCTCAATGCCTCAAGGCGGTATGGAGGCGCTGGAGGCCGCCAAGACGGATGACGAAATCCTCGACATCAAGGCTTTCCAGTACGACATCGTCTGCAACGGAATCGAATTGTCGTCCGGCGCCATCCGGAACCATCGTCCGGATGTCATGCTGAAAGCATTCGACATGGCCGGATACGGTCCGGAAGTGGTCGAAACCGAGTTTGGTGGCATGTTGAACGCCTTCCGTCACGGGGCTCCGCCGCACGGCGGCATCGCGCCGGGGGTTGATCGTATCGTGATGCTCCTCGCAGATGCAGAGAATATCCGGGACGTCACCCTGTTCCCGATGAATGGTCAGGCGCGTGACCTCATGATGGGTGCGCCAAGCCCGGTGGACGAGCGTCAACTGCGTGAGCTCAACATCCGACTGGCACCGCAGATAAAGTCATGA
- the rnd gene encoding ribonuclease D has translation MTDNTLTPITEQSALEDFCGKLAESDFICVDTEFHRETTYWPELCLVQASSPDVEGLIDPLAEDLDIGPFLNLIAADNRVKVFHAARQDIEIFNRLIGHPPGPIFDTQIAAMALGYGDSISYDNLVQRVLRRQIDKSSQFTDWMRRPLSQKQLVYALGDVTHLRDAYLIMREKLESSGRLPWVQEEMADLEDPAKYDTDPDKAWQRLKLRTQKKDYAALIVAVAAWREQLAQLLDKPRRRILKDDAIQEIASQKPRSENDYNQLRAVPNGFIRSKHGQGLMDAVQAALDNPAEYAPELEPRRQNAQIPAGAPELLKVLLKHVSEENDVVPRLIANAADIDRIARGETSDDIAAMNGWRYEMFGSKAQALLSGKLAVSFEGGQVRLFDV, from the coding sequence ATGACTGACAACACCCTGACTCCCATTACTGAGCAGTCGGCCCTTGAAGATTTCTGCGGAAAACTGGCCGAAAGCGATTTTATCTGCGTCGACACCGAGTTTCATCGGGAGACAACTTATTGGCCGGAACTCTGCCTGGTCCAGGCCTCCTCACCCGACGTCGAAGGCCTGATCGACCCCCTGGCCGAGGATCTGGACATCGGTCCATTCCTGAATCTCATCGCCGCAGACAATCGCGTAAAGGTTTTTCATGCGGCCCGTCAGGACATTGAAATATTCAACCGGCTGATCGGCCATCCCCCTGGTCCGATCTTTGATACCCAGATCGCTGCCATGGCTCTCGGCTACGGAGACTCGATCTCCTATGACAATCTGGTCCAGCGGGTCCTGAGACGCCAGATCGACAAATCCAGCCAATTTACAGACTGGATGCGCCGTCCCCTGTCCCAGAAACAACTCGTTTATGCGCTCGGCGATGTCACCCACCTGCGCGACGCGTATCTGATCATGCGGGAAAAGCTGGAATCCAGTGGCCGCCTTCCCTGGGTTCAGGAGGAAATGGCGGACCTTGAAGATCCGGCCAAATATGACACCGACCCGGACAAGGCCTGGCAACGCCTGAAACTGCGGACCCAGAAGAAAGACTATGCAGCCCTGATTGTCGCGGTGGCAGCCTGGCGTGAGCAACTGGCACAGCTACTCGACAAACCACGCCGCAGGATCCTGAAGGATGACGCCATCCAGGAAATTGCCAGCCAGAAGCCGCGAAGCGAGAACGACTACAACCAGCTTCGCGCGGTGCCGAACGGTTTTATCCGGTCAAAACACGGACAAGGCCTGATGGATGCTGTGCAGGCCGCGCTCGACAACCCTGCCGAATACGCCCCCGAACTGGAGCCTCGCCGCCAGAACGCTCAAATTCCGGCAGGCGCGCCAGAGCTTCTGAAAGTCCTGCTCAAGCATGTTTCCGAAGAAAACGACGTTGTCCCCCGGCTGATTGCAAACGCTGCTGATATCGACCGGATCGCGCGCGGTGAAACATCAGACGATATTGCGGCCATGAATGGCTGGCGATACGAGATGTTCGGAAGCAAGGCGCAGGCTCTGCTCTCGGGCAAACTTGCGGTCTCGTTCGAAGGCGGACAGGTTCGTCTGTTCGACGTCTGA